The Deinococcus koreensis genome window below encodes:
- the parB gene encoding ParB/RepB/Spo0J family partition protein ParB: MSKKSSLGRGLEALLARPVTEAGPVGPQVQSLKIERIVQAAYQPRQVFEPSSLAELAQSIREKGVLQPLLVRPRGESFEIVAGERRWRASQLAGLTELPVIIRDLADREALEIAIIENLQREDLGPLEEARAYQSLLEHGLNQEGVAQAVGKGRSTIANALRLLTLPDPALNALEGGEISAGHARAILAQPDKDRLWALEQIRSRGLNVREAEGLRREARPQPPVKVNPPRAYRQVELDLSRRTGTRVKITGEDKGRVELSYASREELDRILEILGYSAD, from the coding sequence GTGTCGAAAAAATCTAGTCTGGGGCGGGGCCTGGAGGCGCTGCTCGCCCGCCCGGTGACGGAGGCGGGCCCGGTCGGCCCTCAGGTGCAGTCGCTGAAGATCGAGCGCATCGTGCAGGCGGCCTACCAGCCCCGGCAGGTGTTCGAACCCTCGTCGCTGGCGGAGCTGGCCCAGAGCATCCGCGAGAAAGGCGTCCTGCAGCCGCTGCTGGTGCGCCCGCGTGGCGAGTCCTTCGAGATCGTGGCGGGCGAGCGGCGCTGGCGGGCCAGTCAGCTGGCCGGGCTGACCGAGCTGCCGGTGATCATCCGTGACCTGGCCGACCGGGAAGCGCTGGAAATCGCCATCATCGAGAACCTGCAGCGCGAGGATCTGGGGCCGCTGGAAGAGGCGCGGGCCTACCAGTCGCTGCTGGAGCACGGGCTAAACCAGGAGGGGGTGGCCCAGGCGGTGGGCAAGGGCCGCAGCACGATCGCCAACGCCCTGCGCCTGCTGACCCTGCCCGACCCGGCCCTGAACGCGCTGGAGGGCGGAGAGATCAGCGCCGGCCACGCCCGCGCGATCCTGGCCCAGCCGGACAAGGATCGCCTGTGGGCGCTGGAGCAGATCCGCAGCCGGGGCCTGAACGTGCGCGAGGCCGAGGGGCTCAGGCGTGAGGCGCGCCCCCAGCCACCGGTCAAGGTCAACCCGCCGCGCGCCTACCGCCAGGTCGAGCTGGATCTCAGCCGCCGCACCGGCACCCGCGTGAAGATCACTGGTGAGGACAAGGGCCGGGTCGAACTCAGCTACGCTAGCCGGGAAGAACTCGACCGGATTCTGGAGATCCTGGGGTACAGCGCGGATTGA
- a CDS encoding VanW family protein, whose translation MNSRSLRALGLGVLLLQAGLAQSTSLAQSSSLAQSSTPVIPALPPAPGAPTEPAPPPVPVEPAPVEPAPVEPEPVEPAPAEPVPAEPVPAAPVPQPPPEPPRPEITVPAPKVTAPLLINVEAAWPALVGGKKTTVPFTRTLTIPGPRVAQLRQRGAITPSLEADLKAFIAGLPLSAQDARFEELWDGWAVVQRNGLRIDEARTRDNVLAALLNPRAIKVNVVVTGQSAPKRTLDFFLSRGITAHLNTGETNYYGSSPARMTNIHVGASHFKDRLLDASAVSFNQMVGPVSLKTGFVTGLVIAGERTADGVGGGICQVSTTVFRTLYGAGLPILQRQNHSYQVHYYDPQGLDATIYQPTLDLRFRNDTGGALWFQADWNDEESRLSISVFGKARDFTVELAAPKTLSTTPSPADRLIPDPSLPAGQRKQVDWAAPGAVIEVTRKFVRNGKTFKQDVLKSSYRPWPNIYLVAPDVVGARR comes from the coding sequence ATGAATTCGCGTTCTTTGCGGGCCCTGGGCCTTGGAGTGCTGCTGCTCCAGGCCGGTCTGGCCCAGTCAACCAGTCTGGCCCAGTCGTCGAGCCTGGCGCAGTCGTCCACTCCGGTCATTCCGGCCCTGCCCCCGGCTCCCGGCGCACCCACCGAGCCCGCCCCCCCACCCGTGCCGGTGGAACCTGCGCCCGTCGAACCTGCACCGGTCGAACCGGAACCCGTCGAACCGGCTCCAGCTGAACCGGTGCCCGCCGAACCAGTGCCGGCCGCGCCCGTGCCGCAGCCCCCCCCCGAGCCGCCCAGGCCCGAGATCACCGTGCCGGCCCCCAAGGTCACGGCGCCGCTGCTGATCAATGTGGAAGCCGCCTGGCCCGCCCTCGTCGGCGGCAAGAAGACCACGGTGCCCTTCACGCGCACCCTGACCATTCCCGGCCCCCGGGTCGCGCAGCTCCGCCAGCGCGGCGCCATCACGCCGAGCCTGGAGGCCGACCTGAAGGCCTTCATCGCCGGACTGCCCCTCAGCGCCCAGGACGCCCGCTTCGAGGAACTCTGGGATGGCTGGGCGGTCGTGCAGCGCAACGGCCTGCGGATCGATGAAGCGCGCACCCGCGACAATGTGCTGGCGGCCCTCCTGAACCCCAGGGCGATCAAGGTGAACGTCGTGGTCACCGGCCAGAGCGCCCCGAAACGCACGCTGGACTTCTTCCTGAGCAGGGGCATCACGGCCCACCTGAACACGGGCGAGACCAACTACTACGGCAGCAGCCCGGCGCGGATGACCAACATCCATGTCGGCGCCAGCCACTTCAAGGATCGTCTGCTGGACGCCAGCGCGGTCTCCTTCAACCAGATGGTCGGGCCGGTGAGCCTGAAGACGGGCTTCGTGACCGGTCTGGTGATCGCCGGCGAGCGCACGGCCGACGGGGTGGGCGGCGGCATCTGCCAGGTCAGCACCACCGTGTTCCGAACCCTGTACGGCGCCGGGCTGCCCATCCTGCAGCGGCAGAACCACTCCTATCAGGTGCATTACTACGACCCCCAGGGACTGGACGCCACCATCTACCAGCCCACCCTGGATCTGCGCTTCCGGAACGACACGGGCGGCGCTCTGTGGTTCCAGGCCGACTGGAACGACGAGGAATCCCGGCTGAGCATCAGCGTGTTCGGCAAGGCGCGCGACTTCACGGTGGAACTGGCCGCCCCGAAGACCCTGAGCACCACCCCCTCGCCGGCCGACCGCCTGATTCCCGACCCCTCGCTGCCGGCCGGCCAGCGCAAGCAGGTCGACTGGGCCGCGCCCGGCGCCGTCATCGAGGTCACCAGGAAGTTCGTGCGGAACGGCAAGACCTTCAAGCAGGACGTGCTGAAAAGCTCATACCGCCCCTGGCCGAACATCTATCTGGTGGCTCCGGACGTGGTGGGCGCCCGTCGCTGA
- a CDS encoding ParA family protein, producing the protein MKALGIVNQKGGVGKTTTAVNLAAYLAAGGRRVLLLDMDPQGNATSGLGLRGAEQGLYEALGDPSRVAEFVRPTAQKGLDVLPSTPDLAGAGVELSEDPDALGRLLASVHGYDLVIIDAPPSLGPLTVNVLAAAEALLIPLQAEYYALEGLAGLMETIERVQGGLNPRLKVLGVVLTMFDGRTNLSQEVETMVRQHFGELVFWSVVPRNVRLSEAPSFAKPINAFAPLSSGAAAYKRLAEEVLQRVEKI; encoded by the coding sequence CAGAAGGGTGGCGTGGGCAAGACCACCACAGCGGTGAACCTGGCCGCCTACCTCGCCGCCGGAGGACGCCGGGTGCTCCTGCTCGACATGGATCCTCAGGGCAACGCGACCAGCGGGCTGGGCCTGCGCGGCGCCGAACAGGGGCTCTACGAGGCCCTGGGCGATCCCTCGCGCGTGGCCGAGTTCGTCCGGCCCACCGCCCAGAAGGGGCTGGACGTCCTGCCCTCCACCCCGGATCTGGCCGGCGCCGGGGTGGAACTCTCGGAGGATCCGGACGCGCTGGGACGCCTGCTGGCAAGCGTCCATGGTTACGACCTCGTGATCATCGACGCCCCGCCCAGCCTGGGACCGCTCACCGTGAACGTCCTGGCGGCGGCCGAAGCGCTGCTTATTCCGCTGCAGGCGGAGTATTACGCCCTGGAGGGCCTCGCCGGGTTGATGGAAACCATCGAGCGGGTGCAGGGCGGCCTCAATCCCCGGCTGAAGGTGCTGGGCGTGGTGCTCACCATGTTCGACGGCCGCACCAACCTGTCGCAGGAGGTCGAGACGATGGTGCGCCAGCACTTCGGGGAGCTGGTCTTCTGGTCCGTCGTGCCGCGCAACGTCCGGCTGTCCGAGGCGCCCAGCTTCGCCAAGCCCATCAACGCCTTCGCGCCCCTGTCGAGCGGCGCGGCGGCCTACAAGCGACTGGCCGAGGAGGTGCTGCAGCGTGTCGAAAAAATCTAG